One Micromonospora sp. FIMYZ51 genomic window carries:
- a CDS encoding DUF3043 domain-containing protein yields MPSLFRRKSADLADPAPEPENPATEEDAARPRGYTPAKGRETPKRPATGRRPAGATKALSKEEAKALRRQRRAEAAAEFRREGGPRDRGPERLLARNVVDSRRTVGTWFFGGALIVLIGSNQAMPPVIRLASNLLWGALAIGVVIDSVLISRKIKKLVRSRFPNSTQRMGSLYLYAIMRAITFRKLRTPEPRVAIGDQV; encoded by the coding sequence GTGCCGTCGCTGTTTCGCCGTAAGTCCGCTGACCTCGCCGACCCCGCCCCCGAGCCGGAGAACCCGGCGACGGAGGAGGATGCCGCCCGTCCTCGTGGCTACACCCCGGCCAAGGGTCGGGAGACGCCGAAGCGTCCCGCCACCGGCCGGCGTCCGGCCGGCGCGACGAAGGCGCTGAGCAAGGAGGAGGCGAAGGCGCTGCGGCGGCAACGCCGTGCCGAGGCGGCGGCGGAGTTCCGGCGGGAGGGCGGACCGCGCGACCGGGGTCCGGAACGGCTGCTGGCCCGCAACGTGGTCGACTCCCGGCGTACCGTCGGCACCTGGTTCTTCGGCGGCGCGCTCATCGTGCTGATCGGGTCGAACCAGGCGATGCCGCCGGTGATCCGGCTCGCCTCCAACCTGCTCTGGGGCGCGCTCGCCATCGGTGTGGTGATCGACTCGGTGCTCATCTCGCGGAAGATCAAGAAGCTGGTCCGGAGCCGCTTCCCGAACTCCACCCAGCGGATGGGCTCCCTCTACCTCTACGCGATCATGCGGGCGATCACCTTCCGTAAGCTGCGTACCCCCGAGCCCCGCGTCGCGATCGGCGACCAGGTCTGA
- a CDS encoding AzlD domain-containing protein, with protein MLIAVIVALAVGTYAFRIAGVLLRDRLDLPEWARQLLPVGAAALLAALAATAALTEVGRFAGWARPAGVLVGVLLAWRRVPFVLVVVAAAGTAALLRLLGVP; from the coding sequence GTGTTGATCGCGGTGATCGTGGCATTGGCCGTCGGGACGTACGCCTTCCGGATCGCCGGGGTGTTGCTGCGGGATCGGCTCGACCTGCCGGAGTGGGCGCGTCAGTTGTTGCCGGTGGGTGCGGCGGCCCTGCTGGCGGCGCTTGCCGCCACCGCGGCGCTGACCGAGGTCGGCCGGTTCGCCGGCTGGGCCCGGCCGGCCGGCGTCCTGGTCGGTGTGCTGCTGGCGTGGCGGCGGGTGCCGTTCGTGCTCGTGGTCGTGGCCGCCGCCGGCACGGCAGCGCTGCTGCGCCTGCTCGGGGTGCCCTGA
- a CDS encoding AzlC family ABC transporter permease — protein sequence MRTPERTPGVGTLRDVAAIAAAIVAVGASFGAMTVAAGLPGWAAVAMSVLVYAGGAQFLAVGLVAAGNPVAAVLAGLLINARHLPFGLTLGDTIGHRLRHRLLGSHLMTDEATAFTLARPAGPARRRAFWLAGTLLFVAWQAGTLLGVLAGGAAGDPAAFGLDAAFPAGLIALLLPALRDRDTRRAALGGALLAVLTTPLLPAGLPVLLALAGPGLLAVHRLRRRSPATPATPATPAGAAAGTLAIVESSELGSAELAEGINAEPPERSSAEPAQESLTAAAGPVLAGPRPAPVGRRPGRGGPEEEPC from the coding sequence ATGCGTACGCCAGAACGAACGCCGGGGGTGGGAACGCTACGCGACGTGGCCGCCATCGCCGCGGCGATCGTGGCGGTCGGCGCCTCCTTCGGTGCCATGACGGTCGCCGCCGGGTTGCCCGGCTGGGCGGCCGTCGCCATGTCCGTGCTGGTCTACGCCGGTGGCGCGCAGTTCTTGGCGGTCGGGCTGGTGGCCGCCGGCAACCCGGTGGCCGCCGTACTCGCCGGGTTGCTGATCAACGCCCGGCACCTGCCGTTCGGCCTGACCCTCGGCGACACGATCGGGCACCGGTTGCGGCACCGGCTGCTCGGCAGCCACCTGATGACCGACGAGGCCACCGCCTTCACCCTGGCCCGGCCGGCCGGTCCCGCCCGACGGCGGGCCTTCTGGCTGGCCGGCACCCTGCTCTTCGTGGCCTGGCAAGCCGGCACCCTGCTCGGGGTGCTGGCCGGCGGGGCGGCCGGCGATCCGGCCGCCTTCGGGCTGGACGCGGCGTTCCCGGCCGGGCTGATCGCCCTGCTGCTGCCCGCCCTGCGGGACCGGGACACCCGGCGGGCGGCGCTGGGTGGTGCGCTGCTGGCGGTGTTGACCACGCCGCTGCTACCGGCCGGCCTGCCGGTGCTGCTCGCGCTGGCCGGTCCCGGGCTACTGGCCGTACACCGGCTCAGGCGACGCTCGCCGGCCACGCCGGCCACGCCGGCCACCCCGGCCGGTGCCGCCGCCGGGACGCTGGCAATCGTCGAGTCGTCCGAGCTGGGCAGCGCCGAGCTGGCGGAGGGGATCAACGCCGAGCCGCCTGAGCGGAGCAGCGCCGAGCCGGCGCAGGAGAGCCTGACCGCGGCGGCCGGGCCGGTACTGGCCGGACCGCGACCGGCGCCGGTGGGACGACGACCGGGGCGGGGCGGACCGGAGGAGGAGCCGTGTTGA
- a CDS encoding XRE family transcriptional regulator: MPPEPTPPLATIAAALRYERQRVGLSLTELARRAGIAKSTLSQLESGVGNPSVETLWALGVALDVPFSRLVEPPTTSVRVIRAGDGPRIRSEHADFSGTLLTAGTAHARRDVYLIELEPGGVRHAAPHTPRSVEHVVVGSGRLRCGPEYEQVELGPGDYATFPGDAPHRYQALEPDTFAVLVMEHP, encoded by the coding sequence ATGCCTCCAGAGCCCACGCCGCCACTAGCCACCATCGCCGCCGCCCTGCGCTACGAGCGACAGCGGGTCGGCCTGTCGCTTACCGAACTCGCCCGCCGGGCGGGGATCGCCAAGTCGACCCTGTCCCAACTCGAATCGGGCGTCGGCAATCCGAGCGTGGAGACGCTGTGGGCGCTGGGCGTGGCCCTCGACGTGCCGTTCAGCCGGCTGGTCGAGCCGCCGACGACAAGCGTGCGGGTGATCCGGGCCGGCGACGGGCCACGGATCCGATCCGAGCACGCGGATTTCAGCGGCACCCTGCTGACCGCCGGTACCGCGCACGCCCGTCGGGACGTCTATCTGATCGAACTGGAGCCGGGCGGGGTGCGCCACGCCGCACCGCACACCCCGCGCAGCGTCGAGCACGTCGTGGTCGGCTCCGGCCGGTTACGCTGCGGACCAGAGTACGAGCAGGTGGAACTCGGCCCGGGCGACTACGCGACCTTCCCGGGCGACGCACCGCACCGTTACCAGGCCCTCGAACCAGACACCTTCGCCGTACTGGTGATGGAGCATCCGTGA